The DNA segment AACATCATTCTCAATTACTTCATCTAAATTTGACAATGCATCATCAATTTCCGCTTCACTAAATCCACTTTCCTTTAACAATTTGTAAAATTTATTTCTGGCTTCTTTATAAACTTCTATCAAACCATAATCATCTCCTAAATAAACCTTCCCCGTTCGTCCGATAGTGTATGCCATAACGTCAACAGCTGTTAATGTAAGGTTTTTAATATTTATTTTATTTTTGACTATTTCATTATACTTAATATCAATTTGAATTAACCCTACAATAGCTATAAGGCAAATTGTAAGAATAGGCCAAAAATCTTTTTCTTCAATTCGTTTTATTATTAACCGCCATGCAACAACAATGATCAATACTAAGATAGAACAAATTAAAATTGTAGTAGCCATTTTTATTTATCCTTTTTGGGGATGCTTCTCTTACAATAATTTCCTGATTCCGCTTATCAGTTCCTGAACAAGTTTTTCTTTTTTGACTCTTTTAACTATTTTGCCCTTGCAGAATAGAATCCCTGAGGTTTTTCCTCCTGCAATTCCAATATCTGCTTCTTTGGCTTCACCTGGCCCATTTACCTCGCAACCCATGACAGCAATTTTTATGGGTGACAATGTTGAACTGATAGAACTAAGTTGTTTTTTTAGTTTAGTTACAATTTTTATAACATCAATTTTGCATCTGCCACAAGTAGGACAGGAGATGATTTCCGGGCCGTATTCTCTGAGTTTGATAGATTGTAATATCTGAAAACCTGCTTTTACTTCTTCTTCAGGAGGCGCAGTAAGTGAGACTCTGATGGTATCTCCAATGCCTTCTGAGAGGAGTATGCCCAGGCCAACAGAGGATTTAATAAGCCCTTCAGGCAATGGACCTGCCTCTGTAATACCAAGATGAAACGGATAGTCGCATTTACCTGCCATTTGCCTGTAAGCTTCTACAGTAGAGAGTACGTCTGAAGATTTAAGGGATATGATAATGTTGTAAAATTTATGCTTTTCAAAAATCTTTAGATATTTAACACATTCATCCACCATTAATTTCGGATTTCGGATTTCGGATTTCGGATTTTTCTTTATTGAGCCTGCATTCACCCCTATCCGGATTGCTATGTCTTTTTCTGCTGCTGCGGAGATGATCAGACTAAGATGCTTTTGACTGGAAATATTTCCCGGGTTAAGTCTTAATTTATCAACACCCTGTTTTATTGCTTCCAATGCAAGTTTGTAGTCAAAATGTATATCTGCAACAAGAGGGATATTAATCTGTTTTTTTATTTTTCCCAAGCATTTTGCTGCTTTGATATCAGGAACTGCCACTCTTATAATTTCGCAACCTGTTTTCTCCAGACTTCTTATTTGAGAAACTGTAGCACCAATATCTCTGGTATCTGTTTTTGTCATAGACTGTACAGATATCAGCGCATCTCCGCCTATTATAATGTTTCCAACTTTAATAGGTCTGGTTTTACGGCGTTTGATAGGATGATTGGTTATTTTGTGAGGTATTTTTTCCATGGAAGATATTTATTTTATCTTTTGC comes from the bacterium genome and includes:
- the ispG gene encoding flavodoxin-dependent (E)-4-hydroxy-3-methylbut-2-enyl-diphosphate synthase gives rise to the protein MEKIPHKITNHPIKRRKTRPIKVGNIIIGGDALISVQSMTKTDTRDIGATVSQIRSLEKTGCEIIRVAVPDIKAAKCLGKIKKQINIPLVADIHFDYKLALEAIKQGVDKLRLNPGNISSQKHLSLIISAAAEKDIAIRIGVNAGSIKKNPKSEIRNPKLMVDECVKYLKIFEKHKFYNIIISLKSSDVLSTVEAYRQMAGKCDYPFHLGITEAGPLPEGLIKSSVGLGILLSEGIGDTIRVSLTAPPEEEVKAGFQILQSIKLREYGPEIISCPTCGRCKIDVIKIVTKLKKQLSSISSTLSPIKIAVMGCEVNGPGEAKEADIGIAGGKTSGILFCKGKIVKRVKKEKLVQELISGIRKLL